The following is a genomic window from Engraulis encrasicolus isolate BLACKSEA-1 chromosome 13, IST_EnEncr_1.0, whole genome shotgun sequence.
ATGGCACCTAACACAAAAAGGCAATGAAATTGTGTTTGTAGTACAGCACTCAGTTGTAGTAGCAGCATATTCCCAAGTAAAGTGCATTAGAGGTCAAAGTGACATCAGCACTTGATTCCTCTGACAAAATGTGTTAGAGTTACTGATATAGAACTACTCCTCAGTATGCNNNNNNNNNNNNNNNNNNNNNNNNNNNNNNNNNNNNNNNNNNNNNNNNNNNNNNNNNNNNNNNNNNNNNNNNNNNNNNNNNNNNNNNNNNNNNNNNNNNNCAAGCTACtgccttatcatactctttattctgacacttatgtatgtagatattgaaaatcgaaagcataaatcaacattgtagtatctaaatatgctgccgccagatctatttatagcctattttacgattccgccgtctgacgatcattcaccgttcaaatagcatgcgtaagctaagcgctaacgtgatgaacgtaactccccccatagaatcgcaagaatcgccgtaacatcaaatgcgcaagacggcgcactcgttagtgccgttcgtaacggctacctcatcagctgacttcgcctctctgatcagtgacctgtttatgtaggaggagagtcatcgagtcactgcctcccgtttcgaattcagccacaGAGGGTGATAACAGCCATAGATGTGAAACGTCATTTGAATTCCACTAATGGTGCTGCTATCCAGAGTGAGTGATTGTAAAACTcctcaaggggtaagctttcGTTTGTGACCAAGATCATGCTTCCAGCTGAAAATGTTCTTTTGCAGTCATATTGTATTAGGAGGTTGTGTTTTGAGTAACCAAAAGGTGCCTTTAGGAGTCTCAAAAAACACACTTGGCAAAatgcatgtgcatatccacacaaAAGTGGCTTTGGAAAGGTCAAAGACAGCTGTGACAAATTGCACTTATTGTCAAACGGCTTCAGTGGGCCAGGGCACGAGTCTCAAATGTGTTTCCAAGGCCAGCTGTATCAACTAAACAGCTGAATTGTGGTAATTCCCAGGGATTTTGATAATCACTAATAAGGAAAGAAAATGCTAGCCCTTGTAACTCATTGACAGTACAtcaaactctttctctcacttcctgttgattcTAAAGAGTCTTTGCTTTCGGATGGTATCAGCCATTCCATTATAGGTCAAAGAatgcaggcacaggaaccattGAAGCAGACGTTATACAAAACCTCAAACATCCAGATTCTGGTAGCCTTAGGATCTGACTGCAGTTTCCCCCTTTTAACCAAATGCTCTGCAGTTCTGATATTCTGTTAAGGAGACAGGAGCTTGGAACACCACTCCCCTCATTAGTTGACAAACAGGTCACCCATGAAGGTGTAAATGGGAGGATTGTAgtggtttcaggatccagaggGTGATAACTGCTATAAATGTGGAAAGTAATTGGATTTTGACTAAATGGTACTGCTATCCAGTTTGCTTTGTAACTCTCATTGTTGTGGCTGTAGTGTGATCAGGCCTTTCCACAGGTTGGAAATATGGATTCTCTTTACTGTACGGCTTTGCCTCATGACAACATTTCACAAAGACCCTTTTACACGTCtaatatttttcattttattcttttatttgtcTCCATAAGACTCCAATACCACCCTTTCCTTGCCATCCAAGGTAGTGATGGGCAGCCTGGAGTCATTAGTTACAACTCGGTGCCACatcccaaatgacctggttttccCTGTCCAATTCAATCAGTTTGTCAATCATTACATTGTTTTGAGGAATAGGGCTGAGCAATGCACAGAGGGCATCACTATAACAACTGTACATGAACAGAAATACTCCAAAAGCTTATCAGGCGAGGTTGAAATACTCCAAACTCTAATTAAGCCTGGTTGAAATATGTGCCTATTGAGGAGTATTTCTATATCTGTAACTCTAACACATTTTGTCAGAGGAATCAAGTGCTGATGTCACTTTGACCTCTAATGCACTTTACTTGGGAATATGCTGCTACTACAACTGAGTGCTGTACTACAAACTCAATTTCATTGCCTTTTTGTGTTAGGTGCCATGGCTATTCTGGCCACTTGGAATTGCTTTGGGACACCTGTCATTTCCCTGTtttttgattttgtgtttgttgtcGTTTGACATGTGCCTTATCTTCCGTCATGTGATCCTGCCCCGCCTTCTCATTACgtttccctccatttttgttCCACTACAACCTGTTGCCATTTGTGTTTGTCATGTGAACAATTAGTCTGGTTATTTAAACCCTTTTTTTGAGTCTTTGTCTTGCGTCCACATTACTGGTGAGCTATTTTGAAGATTTTCTCTTGAACCTATTTGTTAGGCCAGGCTTTCCCCCTGTGTGTACTATATACTGATACCCATGACGTAAACAGATTTGAATGTGAACAGCATTTAAACGTGTGGGTAGAAAACATTCGGCTTTCAGTTTAAGAAAGAGACAATGAGACGGAGCCAGAGAGATGTAGAGACAGCTATATGTAAACAGTGGCAGCAATTAGACTCTAATCTGGCATGAGAATAACAATGGCCGACATTACACTCTAATCTGGCATGAGAATAACAATGGCAGCCATTACACTCTACTTCGCCATGCGAATAAAAGACTTGTAATCCTCAACCATTCCAACATTGCTAAGCATTAACAGCTTCACATTAGCAATACTTAGTATAGTGTAACGTAATAATAGTTCagcaatagtgtttctcaacaaggaGGTGTTGAGCAGCCCAAGGGGGCATGGAGAAGGATACaggttagagcaggggtggggaacctttgtcattcaaagggccaattcaaatttaTCCGaaggctgtaaaagtcctccgagggccgtattatgatcAAAAACCAGGATTTTCtcctttcactttaggccaatattgaaggAAGCCACCTTTTTAAACATACCTCACCTGACTTTTTGCAATTACAAATGCATTTTCTGGGATTCCTttataaaatatgtcatattccccccaccctccctgttgctgaataacattaaaattatatcgcaatcggccctcgagacataggttccccccacccctggcttagagGGTGCAGTGCTTAGTTTCCATTGGGCAACATTATTCCATTTCACTTTTTTATACTAATTTTGACATTGGCAGGATTATGAGGAGGTCACGGTTAAGTTGGGGGGCTTAtgttgaggtccagggggtgaaattcaaaaaagattgagaaccactgatataaacTTACCCCTTGATGTGTGCTGTTGTTGCCTTATAGGACTTACTATGGGTCTCTGTATTTGTAAAAGAATACAGTGATTCCCTGATCTCTTAAACCATTTAGGGAATACTTAACAGAAACATTCCTTGTGCCATGAAAAAacactttattaaaaaaaaatgtcatatacACAAAACAAGCGGTACATGTCTGAGGGATTTTCAAATTGTAATTAAGTAATCAAGTTGTACAATGCAtagaaataaaattaaaataaatacaacTATAACACTGTGAAAGAAGTttccatttgtgtgtatgtgtggaaagACGCTGGGTTATCTAACTTATTACAGAAGTCAAGTGTTAGTTGTACTCAATGAGAATGTTCTGATGCCTGTTGAGATCACCTTTTTGTACAAAGCCTTTgccacatgtggcacactggtaagccctttctccagtatgggttctctggcgAACAATGAGGTGATTTTCTGCATAAACGTTTTTCCAAATGTAGTTCACTGGTGAGGCCATTCACCAGTATGATATTTCTGATGACTGTTCAAATTACCTTTATTGGCAAATCCTTTTCCGCATGTGGTACAAAGGTAACCCCTTCCTCCAGTATGGCTTTTCTCATGAGTAATGAGATGAAATTTCCGTGTAAACCCTTTCCCACATGTAGTGCATTGatgaggcctttctccagtatgggttctctgatgcctGTTGAGATcacttttttgtgcaaagctttttccacatgtggcacactggtaAGACCTTTCTCcggtatggattctctgatgaatAATGAGGTCATTTTTTCGTGTAAACCCtgttccacatgtagcacactggtaacgCCTTTCTCcggtatggattctctgatggctGATGATGGCACTTTTCTGtctaaagccttttccacatgtagcacactggtgaggtctttccccagtatgggttctctgatgcctGATGAGATCACGTTTCTCTGTAAAGCCTTTCCCACAAAAAGTACACTGgtgaggcttttctccagtatgggttctctgatgcctGATGAGAGTACTTTTCTGAACAaacccttttccacatgtagaacACTGGTGAGGCCTTTCTCccgtatggattctctgatgaatAATGAGGTGATTTTTCTTTGCAaaaccttttccacatgtagtacactggtgatGCTTTGATAAATAGTGTTTTGTTCCACAGTTCCTTTCACCTGTTTTACCTGAGGAAGAAAAACATACAAATGAGTTTTAACATCACAAGTCACAaatcccccaacccaaacgtccccatgtagtagtagtagtagtgtctttattgttccccatgggggaaatttcttttAGTAGGTGGAGCATCGGACATGAGGACAGTCAATATATACAACAGATGTCTCTCCCAACCCACCCCCTTGAACAATTACCCTAAGACACACCATGtactaaaacatgtcaaaaactgGCATGGACATTGTACATGCACAGTGTATACACACTTAAATTGAAGAAAGTGATTCTTTACAATGAATATTGTTCAAGACATTAATCAATAGCTGGCTGAATTTCCCTTGGGGACCACATTAAGTTAGAATGTGTTTTTAATTCGACCAAGTTATATGGTTTGCAAGCAGAGTTTGTAACAACCTCAACACAGGCAATATTCCAGGAACTGACTGCAATCTCTGGCTCGCCCGCACCCCAGATTGGAAGAGACCACCCTCTTTtgtttttcacatatttgcagcatttcccagcatttttcatgaatatcatgttcctgtcagtgttttcaatacttagatttattggatcagaattattagcatagcttagcataatcactggaagtcaCTGGTAACTTGAgaatcaagccacaagtgatcactggacgaaATTAAATTGCCATTTTACACTATGGtgaattttatattcatttttaaaGTGGTGAATATGTGCTTTTGATTATGTTTTATTtcgcattgctatgcttaatttgacTATACTCTTTAATGAGGCAATGCAAATGTATAGacaaaaattatatgcacattcataaataatgctttgaaatactgcaaatatgtgaacatcAAAACATCTGTTCCTTTAAAAACCTCTGGTTGAAAGGACACTCCTTCAAATGTATGTAAAAATGTTTCCCAACTTCTTGGAACCTATGCACTGACATGCTCAGCTCAGTATTTACAGTAAAAAATAGGCGCATACAAGACTTGTGTGTTAtaatatatgagtgattctacgatttggctgcgcttttaagtccatggattttatttgtcaATTCCAGTAACTATTAACCGCGTCCAATGATTTTTTTGGACATTGGCACacatttatttttcatataatacagaaagtgtagacatggcattatttccttcAGCAAGAataaatatttaatactggttttgggcgttttcatgccatcctgttttccaaatgtcagattcagtcttcatattagcatgtaaagattgcaaatgttgattcacagtaatcatcataatatgacaaaactgtcagaaagaccactgtcctatccattatacatgaaatttgccattttgtgtgtgtccacaaaaactgtgttaacagtgtcacggtctgaaaccccctccataaatcagtaatggtttggtcttaggccatacgagtaacatcacatgatgtcataaaatctttggcaggatatgggaagacttttttgtaagttttgagctccatccttccataatttgatccattctttttcatgttctcatagcgggaaaattccctgtcaactgtgttaccagggctggactggcagtatggcataccgggcattttcccggtgggccgacactcttaattttttttttttacaaaagagaccggcggcccacgatgtcattttgacggccctcggccagggcggttctatggggtggcagggggtggcatttgccagaaatatgatatgccagcccatgctcagatataatagactctaGCCCTGTAAAAAAAGCGTAGCGCGCCCATGAAATCGCAAATAGtggttcaacaaaacatcgttttttccccacacactctttgatgcatgtttgtatagacataatggctgtgaactgggacatgtggggtaccattcgaaggcttacattctcctctttccaatggtatgcatgatattcagttgccatgtacTTTACGGCAACAATGACATAGAAGcatagaagcagaggtgtgcttttatatcctgaggaagacaacgtctcagagaaaatgcactgtatttcattcatttggttttccgtttccaagttgaatgtgtaccaatggagatttgtaagtatatgcctatgctctatggtccatgtgataaatatatagagatttgttttgataggctacatggagattaatgttaaactttatggttaattcctgagacttcatttgattcctcctgtaaattctgctcattgttaaggccaaaatattcactggcatgtgctaattgctgtctttgtggtggaatggtgctctCGGTGATTCTCTAGTGAAGCCAGTAAGTAGCCACTAAGcacattattgttactaccaataaatatttcaagaagacgcttttgcacacctctgtggttgggctggtggggttgtgattcaagtgtaaagaaatcctgcacactgtccattccaccaacaaactttaattcaacatttcggtcatccgaccttcttcagaaaaactttgttggtggaatggacagtgtgcagaatTTATTTACACCTGATTACCAATAAATATAAATTTGGATATTgagtttaagtattgtattatttgtagttaataatttatccctctgttcttgtctattCAAGCCAGACcgttgaggcagaagttaactactgttccaaacccaatagtgaaggtctatgtgcctaacattagaataggtatgtgcccccctctctttgtgtgtgtccaaggaacTGATTGGACTAAAGAGTGCAGATAAGGCCAGTTCATCCCCAGCTGcaaggggctctcttctctcaaattccaggttttctgccagcttacatgaccaatcatagattcattttaaataaacaattgaacgtgaagTCACTGCACATATGGTGGGGTTTTTTAGTACCTGAAAGAGACTTTTTTCTGtcagaagacattagttacgtcaatttaatggcggtCCTCCGCTAATTACCGatatgtggggccggtctgagccaaaaaatgcccgggccgtttttttctcccagtccaggcctgtgtgttaccaacatattcataagaatctgaattagaaatcacatgtagaaaaacacagataaagcatacaaatacatgaattgattatggtgttgtggtggaacttcttacgtcctcagttagcacaacaccataaaaatggctgaaatgtcaagccgtttTACCGTCAATGgtattacaattagctatgacagttgaggaggagtatgtttttgccaatttatctccatattgacatataaacaaactaaataatttgtgttctagggagatgggtttgtctgctctgttttttctcctaaaaaagtgccgacttgttcccctgcacttttgaccgtaacacagttgagttacacggttgactgttttgaaagtctttttgtgctattgatccatTATATGTTGGagaaatcctatgaacagacactagggattatctctggagatggaagtcttgtgtaaggagagtgactaaattcaaatcagacgttaagggatttataatgaaaaatgtgtcagtctgtgtcacagtgaatcataaaatcctacttatgaagctcagcaatcacattttctatatcagctGCAAGGAATAATGACAACAGGAtggctaagggacataagcactttcaaacatatgttgtttcaactctgtagtattttttatatatgtttgaaatgacatagtatttgtccataacactgttgacaaaataatcaagcaaatgttcactttcataagagtttttatcaaattatttaagattaagcttggcaatttctTTGGTTGGAAACTTATTCatgtacactatgtaaacatttaggtaatttagttgaaaaaaaaaaacccactgttaattggcattttgcttttgccaaaagcgtaagcgaatcgtagaatcactcacataatGAAGTTGAAGCCAGAGGACATAAACTGGAATCATCAATTGAACCATTATATCAAATTGtcagtgttcattatgacttgcaaaattgcatttttcatacatgaaaaggaggatcctCTCCATTGTCGtaaattttgaatttcaagaaataagTAAGATTTTATTTGGAGGTTGTGTTTTGGGTAACCAAAAGGTCCCTTTCGGAGTCTCAAAAAAAGACACTTGGCAAAATGCATGTGCATATCCGCACAAAAGTGGCTTTGGAAAGGTCAAAGACAGCTGTGACAAGATGCCCTATTTACAAACAGCTGCAGCCTGGGCATTAGTCTCAAATGTGTTTCCAAGGCCAGATGTATGAACTATACAGATGAAATGTGATAATTTCCAGGGATTTCCATAACCGCTTAAAGGAAAAAATGTTCTAGCCCCTGTAACTAACTCCTTAACAGTACATCACATTAACGTTCTGTCACTTCTCGTTGATTCTACAGAGTCTTTGCTTTCGAATTATATCAGCCATTCCATtataggtcaaagtatgcaggcacaggaaccatttCAGCAGACGTTATACAAAACCTAAAGAATCTGGGCTCTAGTAGCCAGATTTAACCAAATCTTCTGCAATTTGCACCTGAGTTTCACCTATCTGCCAATACCACAGAAGTAAACTGAAAACCAAATGTTTTCTACCTAAATCTTTAAATGCTTTTCACATTAAAATCGGTTTAAGACAGAGATGGAGCCAGGGAGAGAAATATATGTTGCTTCATGGAAACAGTGGCAGCAATTGGACTCTAATCGGGCATGATAACAATGAAAGCCATTACACTCTAATCTGGCATGATGATAACAATGGCAGCCATTACACTCTACTTCGCCATGACAATATAAGGCTTGTTATCCTCAGCCATTCCAACAATTCTAAGCATATTAACAGCTTACCATTAGCGATACTTagtatagtgtaatgtagtaaTAGTTCATGATAGCAAGAGTTTCTCAACAAGGAGGTGCTGGGCAGCCATAGGGGGGCATTAAGAAGGACACAGTAAAGTAGAGGGTGCAGTGCTTAGTTTTCATTgggcttaaggaagaaaaatcagcactcacaaactgtgtctcattatttatttatattaccaccatgtccatatgtaatataaataaatatgaataaataatgagacgcagtttgtgagtgcgagTGCACCCAAAGACTtccgtttttccaagaagttgagcgcgtcctttgccaaaacttgtagTTTTCATTGGGCGACATAAGTCCATTTTATTTTCTGATACTATTACTGACATTGGCAGACTTATTAGGGGGGCGTTGCAGGGCTTAttttgaggtccagggggtgaaATTCAagaaagattgagaaccactgttctaaagtCGCCCCTTGATGTGTTATGTTGTTTCCTTATAGTACATACCATGGGTCtctgtatttttaaaataattcaGTGATTTCCAAATCACTTCACCCATTTAGGGAATACACTACAGAAACACTCCTTGCTccatgaaaaaaaacactttattgATGAAATAGTCATATACACAAAATAACTGATACATTTCTGATGGATTTCCAAGTTGTAATAAAGTAATCAACTTGTACAATGCATAGGAATAAAATCATAATATGCATGAGGATAAGCAACACTTGAAAACTGTGAATAAAGTTtctatgctgtatgtgtgttgagAGGCTGGGTTATCTAACGTTTTAGGCAGTGTTAATTGCAGTCAATGTGAATGTTCTGATGCCTGTTGAGATCACCTTTCTGTACAAAGCCTTTTCCAAATGCAGCTCACTGGTAAGCCCTttccccagtatgggttctctggtgaATAACGAGGTGAATTTTCTGTGTAAACCTTTTCCCACATGTAGTACAATggtaaggcttttcaccagtatgGTATTTCTGATGCCTGTTCAAATTAGCTTTATCTGTAaacccttttccacatgtagtacactggtaaggcctttcaccAGTATGGTTTTTTTGATGGGTGATGAGGGCCCTTTTCTCTGCGAAGGTATTCCCACATGTATTACACTGGTGaggcctttccccagtatggattctTTGATGGGTGATGAGGGAACTTTTCTGACTAaacccttttccacatgtagcacaaaggaaaggcctttccccagtatgggttctctgatgcctGATGAGGGCCCTTTTTTCTATAAAACTTttcccacatgtagtacactggtaaggcttttcaccagtatgGGTTTTTTGATGAGTGACGAGGGCCCTTTTATCTACACAGCTTTTTCCACATatagtacactggtaaggcttttcaccagtatgggttctctgatgcctGATGATATCACATTTCTGTTTAAAGCCTttcccacatgtagtacactggtaaggcctttcccctGTATGGGTCGTCTGATGAGTATTGAGTTTACTTTTCTGTGTAaacccttttccacatgtagtacactggtaaggcttttcccCAGTATGGGTTATTTGATGGCTGTTGAGTTTACATTTATctgcaaagccttttccacatgtagtacactggtaaggcttttcaccagtatgggttctctgatgcctGATGAGATCATATTTCTGTGTAAAGCCTttcccacatgtagtacactgatgAGGTCTTTCCAAAGTATGGACACTCTGATGGGTGATGATATCATTTTTCCGTACAAAGCCTTGTCCACATGTAACATACTGGTAATGCTCCTCTGCTGTATGGGTTCTCTTGTGCTTTGATGAATAGTCTTTTGTTTCACAGTTCTTTTCACCTGTTGTACCTGAGGAAGAAAAACATATAAATGAGTTTGAAAGTCACAATCCACAaaccccccaacccaaacttctccATGTACAGTGTATAAACACTAAAGATGAAAGAAAGTGATTATTTACAATGAATTTTGTTCAAAGACATTAATCAATAGCTGGATGAATTTACATGGGGGTCAAATCATGCTATAATTTATCTTTTCATTTGCAAAAATTATTTGGTTTGCAAGCAGTAACAACCTCAACACAGGCAATATTCCACAAACAGCCTGCAATCTCTGGCGCATCCCAAGGGCTTGCCCTCATCCCAGGtaaagaaccactggtttaaaggACACTCCTTCAAATGTATGTCAATAACGTTCCCAACTTCTTGGAACCTATGACATGCTCAGCTcaatatttaaataaaataatgaggCGAACACAGCACATATGTATTATGATATATAATGAAgttgaaaaaatgaaataaaaatcctGAGAACATTAACTTGAATTATGAAATTAACTATCAAATTCCAATTTTCCTCATGTCACATGAAAACGACCATACATTACCATGCATTTTCAATTTTTAGAAATAATCTGCATTTAACCACATTACACCATTCTCGATTAAATGgtgcaaaaacatacaaaacaatgtaataaataaataaataaaaaatgtttgtcCACTCAGATTCCCTTTGTGTTCTTAAATTTGCCAAGCTTTCGGTCGACTGACCATTCTCAGGGAGCTTGGTAAAGTAAAGATCAAAAAGAGGATCTACGTGGGCAGACATTTATCTTTCATTTGTCACAGAATAACTAGAAATGGAAAATTTTAGcttcaaaacatactgtactttggtcattttaaaacatattcatgaaaagatctaatttgaCAAAAGGCAGCATAAAGTTTAGCATTAAGCATCTAGTTTTTATGGTAATGTACCTGCTGGAGCCATGTCTGCATTGTGTCCCGTTAGGGAAGAATCTGTTTCCATTTTCATGTCCAAAGCTTCTTCTTTAACGTCTGATGCCTTagtttcattctcttcctcctttggTGTGTACAAATGCTCCGGGAGGAAATCGTAAATGTCTTCTTCTTTAATCATATTCAAGGATACTGTCTGTTGTGATGGAGTTAAAGGCTGAATTGTAGAAGTGCCACTAAATTGTGTGACATGAAACTTCTCTTCTTCAACTTCAGGTGACAAACCTGGTTCTTCTTTGCAAATTGGTGTCCAAGTACAACTATCTTTCGTGTCTGTATACAAATGGTCGGGTAGAAAGTCATAAATGTCCTCTTCCTTCATGTCAGTCATGTTTATTGCAAGTTGTGATGAGGGTCTATGAAGTTTCTCAGTCATTCAGGTTCTGGTAGCCATAGGATAGTACTGTTTGCAGATTCCCCCTTTTAACCAAGTCTTCTGCAGTTCTGATCTAATGTTAAGGAGACAGGAGCTTTATGGGCCACTCCTGTAGAGAtggagctgtagaccactcccctcaTTAGTTGACAAAAAGGTGTAAATGGAGGATCGTTATGGTTTCAGGACCCAGAGGGTGATAACAGCTATAAATGTGAAACATCATTTGAATTCCACTAATGGTGCTGTTATCCAGTATGAATGACTGCAAAACTCCAAAGGCGTAAGCTTTAATTTTTCTCCAAGATCATGCTTCTAGCTGAAAAGTTTGTTGTGCAGTAAGATTTTATTTAGAGGTTGAATTTTGGGTAATGTGATGGATTTTTAGGTGATGCCCCAAGACAAAAAAACGTAATTAAACTAGTAAAAGAGTATAGGTGTTGTCAGTTTCAAACTCATAGTGACTACCGGTATGCAAGTTTTCAATGGAGGAATGTCCCGAGAGGCCCAGAACTGCCTGTGAGGCAGACTGGCCTTGATAGGGGAACTACCTGCCTGTGAGGTAGACTGGCCTTGATAGGGGAACTACCTGCCTGTGAGGCAGACTGGCCTTGATAGGGGAACT
Proteins encoded in this region:
- the LOC134461486 gene encoding zinc finger protein 239-like, whose amino-acid sequence is MVCLRVIVQGGKTGERNCGTKHYLSKHHQCTTCGKGFAKKNHLIIHQRIHTGERPHQCSTCGKGFVQKSTLIRHQRTHTGEKPHQCTFCGKGFTEKRDLIRHQRTHTGERPHQCATCGKGFRQKSAIISHQRIHTGERRYQCATCGTGFTRKNDLIIHQRIHTGERSYQCATCGKSFAQKSDLNRHQRTHTGERPHQCTTCGKGFTRKFHLITHEKSHTGGRGYLCTTCGKGFANKGNLNSHQKYHTGEWPHQ
- the LOC134461496 gene encoding histone-lysine N-methyltransferase PRDM9-like — encoded protein: MTDMKEEDIYDFLPDHLYTDTKDSCTWTPICKEEPGLSPEVEEEKFHVTQFSGTSTIQPLTPSQQTVSLNMIKEEDIYDFLPEHLYTPKEEENETKASDVKEEALDMKMETDSSLTGHNADMAPAGTTGEKNCETKDYSSKHKRTHTAEEHYQYVTCGQGFVRKNDIITHQSVHTLERPHQCTTCGKGFTQKYDLIRHQRTHTGEKPYQCTTCGKGFADKCKLNSHQITHTGEKPYQCTTCGKGFTQKSKLNTHQTTHTGERPYQCTTCGKGFKQKCDIIRHQRTHTGEKPYQCTICGKSCVDKRALVTHQKTHTGEKPYQCTTCGKSFIEKRALIRHQRTHTGERPFLCATCGKGFSQKSSLITHQRIHTGERPHQCNTCGNTFAEKRALITHQKNHTGERPYQCTTCGKGFTDKANLNRHQKYHTGEKPYHCTTCGKRFTQKIHLVIHQRTHTGERAYQ